Proteins from a genomic interval of Oceanispirochaeta crateris:
- a CDS encoding response regulator: MSKYTLLLADDEQIIRDGISRKIKWEEEGFIFLPPCEDGESAIQSVREHQPDVVITDICMPGRDGLEVAKYIAENSPDTLVIILSGYEDFDYARQALLANVHEYILKPLSSRKIHELLQRIREELTRRKAFQLDMSRLLQLQEEHKQSLRERFLCRVLTRPIKSEEIQEYHEILQGQNPEMDYYCALVMDLDSPGKVSPTVLTQDLYLLAVREEAEKLKEKVPRIMICQPPEPAIYIILRDENENSLNHTARYTAEQLAKTISVLPDFSMSIGLGRSVRGMDMLYQSSRQARRALENRLIMGDRSVFFYQDSVDRIGDRNNRFLQNADRLMNALKQQSAESVSDLVRDFIFILRESGLSPLRIRLEISKFTFRVIDFLGSLEDSLSYDDIFLLSESLASIAGLDNLVSVEEALDSCLMEVSGLLKENRKKFPEKKIGEIQVFLEKEYASPNITVETITSQFFISPSYLSKLFRQFMDKTFVEYLTGLRVSKACELLKTSDKKLFEIAEMVGYSDSRYFSSIFKKYMGMTPSQFRNKL, encoded by the coding sequence ATGTCCAAATATACCCTACTTCTGGCAGATGATGAGCAGATTATCCGTGACGGGATTAGCCGTAAAATAAAATGGGAAGAAGAGGGTTTCATCTTTCTGCCTCCCTGTGAGGATGGAGAATCTGCGATACAGTCCGTCAGAGAGCATCAGCCTGATGTGGTTATTACTGATATTTGCATGCCTGGAAGAGACGGTTTGGAAGTTGCCAAGTATATCGCCGAGAATTCTCCCGATACGCTGGTCATCATTCTCAGCGGGTATGAGGACTTTGATTATGCGCGGCAGGCTCTACTGGCCAATGTTCATGAGTATATCCTCAAGCCTCTGAGTTCCAGAAAAATCCATGAGCTGCTACAGCGTATCCGAGAAGAACTGACTAGGCGGAAGGCTTTCCAACTGGATATGTCCCGGCTTTTGCAGTTGCAGGAGGAGCATAAACAGTCTTTAAGAGAGCGCTTTCTCTGCCGGGTTCTGACAAGACCGATCAAATCTGAGGAAATTCAGGAATACCATGAAATTTTGCAGGGGCAGAATCCAGAGATGGATTATTACTGCGCTCTAGTGATGGATCTGGATTCTCCTGGGAAGGTTTCTCCAACTGTTTTGACCCAGGATCTTTACCTCCTGGCCGTTAGAGAGGAAGCAGAAAAATTGAAGGAAAAAGTTCCGCGAATCATGATTTGTCAGCCTCCGGAGCCGGCCATCTATATTATCCTCAGGGATGAAAATGAAAATTCTCTGAATCATACGGCCCGCTATACAGCCGAACAATTGGCAAAAACAATTTCTGTTTTACCTGACTTCAGCATGTCCATAGGTCTTGGGCGCTCTGTTCGTGGAATGGATATGCTGTATCAATCTTCACGCCAGGCCCGCAGAGCCCTGGAAAACCGCTTGATCATGGGGGATCGGTCTGTCTTCTTTTACCAGGATTCGGTAGATAGAATCGGTGATAGGAATAACCGTTTTCTTCAGAATGCCGATAGGCTTATGAATGCCTTGAAACAGCAGTCTGCTGAATCTGTCTCCGATCTTGTCCGCGATTTTATATTCATATTAAGGGAGAGCGGTCTCTCTCCTTTACGCATCCGCCTTGAGATTAGTAAATTTACATTCCGGGTCATAGACTTTCTGGGAAGCCTGGAAGACAGTTTGTCCTATGATGATATATTCCTTTTGAGCGAATCCCTTGCCTCCATTGCCGGCCTGGATAATCTCGTCAGTGTAGAAGAGGCTTTAGATTCCTGTCTGATGGAGGTTTCCGGCTTATTGAAGGAAAACCGTAAGAAATTCCCGGAGAAAAAAATCGGAGAGATTCAGGTCTTTCTGGAAAAGGAATATGCCTCCCCGAATATTACGGTAGAGACTATCACGTCTCAATTCTTCATCAGCCCAAGTTATCTGAGTAAACTCTTTAGACAGTTTATGGACAAAACTTTTGTAGAGTATCTGACGGGGCTCCGCGTTTCAAAAGCCTGTGAACTCTTAAAAACAAGCGATAAAAAGCTCTTTGAAATTGCCGAAATGGTGGGTTATTCTGATTCAAGATATTTTTCAAGCATATTCAAGAAGTACATGGGTATGACTCCCTCCCAGTTCCGGAATAAGTTGTGA
- a CDS encoding cache domain-containing sensor histidine kinase: MKYYSRKSSNSIRSQLIWSFSAMLVLEILVFGIAASILYERTLKENNNSYVFQMIHQMNGIIDNYIAYMEDISSVVLQHEDVRLYALSSEDPETRASLKPGIQGFLYSIKEVRTDLVNLILLMEDGDFISPNPEDTLNESIDFRQEDWYKKAGPQYYKPYITSSHVQNIIKGRYPWVISMTRRFQVEEDKKGILLVDLNYNIIRELSSNIEIGEKGYIFIINSLGEIVYHPRQDLIYNDLKHEKIDQILGMKTGSLLSTVDGEKILYTFGTSADTGWTIVGVSNVKELLSSRRELQSYLWLLILFTFSIVIMISTLLSGWIVKPIESLRKSMQEVEKGNFNIDINVQCDHEVFDLAEDCNIAIEKIKELMIQNEKEQELKRKNEFKALQAQINPHFLYNTLDSIIWLIEGEENEDAVRMIEELADFFRLSLNKGREIIPIRQVIDHISSYLIIQQMRYKNKMDYRILVDPELYSYYSLKLLLQPLVENAIYHGIKNQDGEGIITIQAARKDNLILFSVEDSGVGIDAKTMEQLKAGEIPASSRSGMGLRNVQERLHLFFGKEYDLFFESEPGKGSRIGFTIPLIKEPQT, translated from the coding sequence GTGAAGTACTACTCAAGGAAGAGCAGCAACAGTATCCGGAGTCAGCTTATCTGGAGTTTTTCTGCCATGCTGGTCCTAGAAATTCTTGTCTTTGGCATTGCTGCCAGTATCCTCTATGAGCGGACTTTGAAAGAAAATAATAACAGCTATGTTTTTCAGATGATTCATCAGATGAATGGAATCATTGATAATTATATCGCCTACATGGAAGACATCTCATCCGTGGTTTTGCAGCATGAAGATGTCAGGTTGTATGCACTTTCCTCGGAGGACCCGGAAACAAGAGCCTCCTTGAAACCCGGAATCCAGGGATTCCTTTACTCAATAAAGGAGGTCAGGACAGACCTGGTTAACCTTATCCTTTTAATGGAAGACGGAGATTTTATCAGCCCTAATCCTGAGGATACTCTCAATGAATCCATTGATTTCAGACAGGAGGACTGGTACAAGAAAGCAGGACCCCAGTATTACAAACCCTATATTACATCTTCCCATGTTCAGAATATCATTAAAGGACGGTATCCCTGGGTTATTTCAATGACCCGTAGGTTTCAGGTGGAGGAGGATAAAAAGGGTATTCTTCTGGTGGATTTAAATTATAATATCATACGGGAGCTCAGCAGTAATATCGAGATAGGAGAGAAGGGCTATATTTTTATAATCAATTCTTTGGGTGAGATTGTGTATCATCCGCGGCAGGATCTGATTTATAACGATTTGAAACATGAAAAGATCGATCAGATTTTGGGAATGAAGACGGGGTCCCTCCTTTCTACAGTAGATGGTGAGAAGATTCTTTATACCTTCGGAACCTCTGCAGATACGGGGTGGACAATTGTGGGCGTCTCAAATGTGAAGGAACTTCTGTCCAGTCGCAGGGAGCTTCAAAGTTACCTCTGGCTTTTAATTCTTTTTACTTTTTCTATTGTCATCATGATTTCAACTCTCCTTTCCGGGTGGATTGTCAAACCCATAGAAAGTCTTCGTAAGTCCATGCAGGAAGTGGAGAAAGGAAATTTCAACATTGACATCAATGTTCAGTGCGATCATGAAGTCTTTGATTTGGCAGAAGACTGTAATATAGCCATCGAGAAGATTAAGGAACTGATGATTCAGAATGAAAAGGAACAGGAGTTAAAGAGAAAAAATGAGTTCAAGGCCCTTCAGGCTCAGATCAACCCTCATTTTCTCTACAATACTCTGGATTCTATCATCTGGTTGATTGAGGGAGAAGAAAACGAGGATGCTGTCAGAATGATTGAAGAATTGGCAGATTTCTTCAGGTTAAGTCTCAATAAAGGACGGGAAATTATTCCCATCCGGCAGGTGATTGATCACATTTCGTCTTATCTGATCATTCAACAGATGAGATACAAGAATAAAATGGATTACAGAATCCTTGTGGACCCCGAACTCTATTCTTATTATTCTCTAAAATTACTACTTCAGCCCCTGGTGGAAAATGCAATATATCATGGCATCAAAAATCAGGACGGGGAGGGGATCATCACAATTCAAGCTGCCAGGAAGGATAATCTTATCCTTTTTTCAGTTGAGGATAGCGGCGTTGGCATTGATGCAAAAACAATGGAGCAGTTAAAAGCAGGTGAGATTCCGGCATCCTCCAGGAGTGGTATGGGACTCCGGAATGTGCAGGAACGGCTGCATCTCTTTTTCGGAAAAGAATATGATCTTTTCTTTGAGAGTGAACCCGGGAAAGGAAGTCGGATCGGTTTTACAATCCCATTGATTAAGGAGCCACAGACATGA
- a CDS encoding substrate-binding domain-containing protein — protein MKSGRIVLINISFLFLILLIYYFSANMNLFSRFNKKYEVVLVMKTTERISEFWVILEKGAIQAAEDLGIHIEITGADLEDNIQQQIDIMDQVIDSAPDAIILAATDYQLLGPSAARAREQSIALLTVDSFIASDHSQCEIGTANVGAGEKLGRHMSSLLQEGDTLAIISFVRDSSPAIEREKGFRSALGDDFNILDTIYTNNNIELGYTETKRLIKEYPHLKAVVALNENSALGTFRAIKESDRAGDLIFMTFDSDLELIQGLEDGLIDATLVQKPYNMGYLAVQNAYDLIRGKSVPPSIDTGSELITRENMYDIKNQKLLFPSE, from the coding sequence ATGAAATCAGGCCGGATCGTACTTATCAATATCTCCTTTCTGTTTCTGATTCTTCTTATCTATTATTTTTCGGCAAACATGAACCTATTTTCCCGTTTCAACAAGAAGTATGAAGTTGTCCTTGTGATGAAAACAACGGAACGAATTAGTGAATTCTGGGTGATCCTGGAAAAAGGGGCCATTCAGGCTGCAGAAGATTTAGGAATCCATATAGAGATTACCGGTGCCGATCTGGAAGATAATATTCAGCAGCAGATTGATATTATGGATCAGGTGATTGACAGTGCTCCGGATGCGATTATTCTGGCAGCCACAGATTATCAGCTTTTGGGGCCTTCTGCTGCTAGGGCGCGAGAACAAAGTATTGCCCTGTTAACTGTGGACTCCTTTATCGCCAGTGACCATTCTCAGTGTGAAATCGGAACTGCCAATGTTGGGGCCGGGGAAAAGCTGGGACGGCATATGTCCAGTTTACTTCAGGAAGGGGATACCTTGGCCATTATCAGTTTTGTCCGCGACAGCTCTCCTGCCATTGAACGGGAGAAGGGATTCCGGTCAGCCTTGGGGGATGATTTCAATATCTTGGATACTATCTATACCAACAACAATATTGAACTGGGCTATACAGAAACAAAACGTCTCATAAAAGAATACCCACATCTCAAGGCTGTTGTCGCCTTGAATGAGAATTCAGCCCTGGGGACATTCCGGGCTATAAAGGAATCTGACCGTGCTGGAGACCTGATTTTCATGACCTTTGACAGTGACTTGGAGTTGATCCAGGGATTGGAAGACGGCCTCATAGATGCTACCCTGGTTCAAAAGCCATACAACATGGGATATCTTGCCGTCCAAAACGCCTACGACCTGATTCGTGGTAAATCCGTGCCACCTTCTATCGACACCGGTTCAGAGCTGATCACCAGAGAAAATATGTACGACATAAAGAATCAGAAGCTGCTCTTTCCTTCCGAATAA
- a CDS encoding substrate-binding domain-containing protein, whose amino-acid sequence MKKLVILVLCVAVSATTLFAAGQQDAAAGSEEIVIGALIRNTDEQFVADYAEVLKGLAKDAGVTLKLQDSRGDMAAQLDQMNTLLVQGVKHFVVVANVTEATEDMAKAINAKGGSAAFSNIQPSVEALKVSPNFFLASSPESVAGSFQAQILDDYFKAHPEKMANGDPNAIDAVFIYGQLGHPAQVYRTNAVKQGLIDAGYKLNVVAEDTANWKPSEAQAKMDAWISAYGGEFDVVIANNDGMALGAVESLITNGYMDDPNDPTKDIDGDGLVLSIPVVGVDATQVAVKAMDEKKLLGTVLQDAVGQATTAFELAVMMAKTGTAAGKSANGIAPLSAPIDEAPANDAAIVGQCYLVPFKAVTMDNYKEFMQ is encoded by the coding sequence ATGAAAAAACTAGTAATCCTAGTTCTGTGTGTTGCTGTTTCTGCAACTACACTTTTCGCAGCTGGACAGCAGGACGCTGCCGCAGGTTCCGAAGAGATTGTCATCGGTGCCCTGATTAGAAATACAGACGAACAGTTTGTTGCCGACTATGCTGAAGTCCTTAAAGGCCTTGCAAAGGATGCCGGTGTTACCCTGAAACTTCAGGATTCCCGTGGTGATATGGCTGCTCAGCTTGACCAGATGAACACTCTTCTAGTTCAGGGTGTAAAACATTTTGTTGTTGTTGCTAACGTAACCGAAGCTACAGAAGACATGGCCAAAGCCATCAATGCCAAAGGCGGATCTGCAGCTTTCTCAAATATTCAGCCTTCAGTTGAAGCTCTAAAAGTCAGCCCTAACTTCTTCCTGGCTTCTTCTCCTGAATCTGTTGCCGGTTCCTTCCAGGCACAGATCCTCGATGACTACTTCAAAGCTCATCCCGAAAAAATGGCCAATGGTGACCCCAATGCCATCGATGCCGTATTCATTTACGGTCAGCTTGGACACCCTGCTCAGGTTTATAGAACCAATGCAGTTAAACAGGGTCTAATTGATGCTGGATACAAACTGAATGTCGTTGCAGAAGATACAGCAAACTGGAAACCTTCTGAAGCACAGGCAAAAATGGATGCATGGATTTCTGCTTACGGTGGAGAGTTTGATGTTGTAATTGCCAACAATGACGGAATGGCTCTGGGTGCCGTTGAATCTTTGATCACAAACGGTTATATGGATGATCCAAATGATCCTACAAAGGATATTGACGGAGATGGTCTTGTTCTAAGTATTCCAGTTGTCGGTGTTGATGCAACTCAGGTTGCAGTAAAAGCCATGGATGAAAAGAAACTCCTTGGTACAGTTCTTCAGGATGCAGTCGGTCAGGCTACTACAGCTTTTGAGCTGGCAGTTATGATGGCTAAGACAGGAACAGCCGCAGGTAAGTCTGCTAATGGAATTGCTCCTCTTTCTGCTCCTATTGATGAAGCTCCTGCCAACGATGCCGCTATTGTCGGACAGTGCTACCTGGTACCCTTCAAGGCTGTAACCATGGATAATTACAAAGAGTTTATGCAGTAA
- a CDS encoding sugar ABC transporter ATP-binding protein, giving the protein MSEQQEYILEMHNITKSFPGVKALDNVSLKVRPGTVHALMGENGAGKSTLMKCLFGIYKKDDGEVFLNGEKVEFHSAKNALESGVSMIHQELSNVPERYVMENLWLGREPLHRIGPLALVDHKKMYNDTLELMKKLEMVVDPRNKMSELSISKQQGCEIAKAVSYKASVVVMDEPSSSLSETEVELLFKIINNLKKQGVAIIYISHKMSEIFQISDEISVMRDGRLVASQPASELDDDKLIKLMVGRDMTHRFPPIDFSSGDDTILKVENLTASNPRSFKNISFELKKGEILGIGGLVGAQRTELVEAIFGLRGIESGTIEVHGKEVVINSPREAIANGIGLITEDRRGSGIFPLLSILDNTSIPSLDTYIQKNHLLNHKLIESDSIQVNKQLRTKTPTYKTPIQNLSGGNQQKVIVARWLMTSPDILIMDEPTRGIDVGAKYEIYLIMTELIKQGKSIIMVSSEMPELLGMSSRVMVLCNGKHTGTLNRDEANQESIMRLAAQFR; this is encoded by the coding sequence ATGTCAGAGCAGCAGGAATACATCCTGGAAATGCACAACATAACAAAATCATTTCCCGGAGTGAAGGCTTTAGATAATGTCAGCCTTAAGGTTCGACCCGGTACGGTTCATGCTCTTATGGGCGAGAACGGAGCCGGAAAATCCACTCTTATGAAATGCCTCTTCGGCATTTACAAGAAAGATGATGGTGAAGTCTTTCTCAATGGTGAAAAAGTTGAATTTCACAGTGCCAAAAATGCACTGGAATCGGGTGTTTCCATGATTCATCAGGAACTCTCCAATGTCCCTGAACGATATGTCATGGAAAATCTCTGGTTGGGAAGGGAGCCCCTGCATCGCATTGGGCCTCTCGCTCTGGTTGACCATAAAAAAATGTACAATGATACATTGGAGCTCATGAAAAAGCTCGAAATGGTCGTCGATCCCAGAAATAAAATGAGTGAACTTTCAATATCCAAGCAGCAGGGATGTGAAATAGCTAAGGCTGTTTCTTATAAAGCTTCCGTTGTGGTCATGGATGAACCCTCTTCTTCTTTGTCAGAAACAGAAGTAGAGCTTCTTTTTAAAATTATCAACAACCTGAAAAAACAAGGTGTTGCCATAATATACATCTCTCACAAAATGAGTGAAATCTTTCAAATTTCAGACGAAATCTCCGTCATGAGAGATGGCCGTCTTGTGGCCAGTCAACCCGCTTCAGAATTGGATGATGACAAATTAATCAAGTTGATGGTTGGACGAGATATGACTCATCGTTTTCCTCCCATCGATTTCAGTTCCGGCGATGATACCATTTTAAAGGTTGAGAATCTCACCGCATCAAATCCGCGTTCCTTCAAGAATATTTCTTTTGAACTGAAAAAAGGAGAGATTCTGGGGATAGGTGGTCTGGTCGGTGCCCAAAGAACCGAATTAGTAGAAGCCATTTTCGGTTTGCGCGGCATTGAGTCGGGAACCATTGAGGTTCATGGAAAAGAAGTTGTCATAAATAGTCCGAGAGAGGCCATAGCCAATGGGATTGGTCTTATCACTGAAGATCGGAGAGGATCTGGAATCTTCCCCTTACTTTCTATTTTGGATAATACATCCATACCTTCTTTGGATACATATATACAAAAGAATCATCTTTTAAATCATAAACTGATAGAATCTGATTCGATTCAGGTGAATAAGCAGCTGAGAACAAAGACTCCCACTTATAAAACTCCCATACAGAATCTTTCTGGTGGTAATCAGCAGAAGGTTATTGTTGCCCGTTGGCTCATGACCTCTCCTGATATCCTGATTATGGATGAGCCAACGAGGGGAATCGATGTTGGTGCAAAGTATGAAATCTATCTGATTATGACTGAACTGATCAAACAGGGGAAATCAATCATCATGGTTTCTTCAGAAATGCCCGAACTGTTGGGTATGTCCAGTAGGGTTATGGTCCTTTGTAACGGAAAACATACTGGAACTCTGAACAGAGATGAAGCAAATCAGGAATCAATCATGCGGCTGGCTGCCCAGTTCCGTTGA
- a CDS encoding ABC transporter permease subunit has protein sequence MEKTETKIAGIKIPDRLKQILSSHTSFITFFLMLMALGIMTNGGALRIGSLQNLVVAEAVRGFAALGVGMIIITKGIDLSLGQVIGLSACVASSFAQSPDYASALYAGQEFAIWLPIVAGISVGALFGLFNGILVAYGNIPPFIATLGSMSIARGFKLIYTQASTLGSLKNEYKVISQGFLGPIPYLLMYVIVAAFIIWLLMNHTKQGKSIYAIGGNAQAAKVSGINVKLQLVKVYLYAGILYGIAGILLSARLGLANPLTGNDMELDAIAAVTVGGISHAGGVGTVGGMMIGLMTLGLINFGMTYLGVNSYFQLLVKGGIIILAVYFDMRKHARKD, from the coding sequence ATGGAAAAGACAGAAACAAAAATTGCCGGCATCAAGATTCCGGATAGACTTAAGCAGATATTAAGTTCACATACCAGTTTTATTACATTTTTCTTGATGCTGATGGCATTGGGGATTATGACAAATGGAGGGGCTTTAAGAATCGGTTCTCTGCAGAATCTTGTCGTTGCCGAGGCCGTAAGAGGCTTTGCTGCTCTGGGTGTAGGTATGATCATCATTACCAAAGGAATCGACTTGTCACTCGGTCAGGTTATAGGCCTTTCCGCCTGTGTGGCATCGTCTTTTGCACAGTCGCCGGATTATGCCAGTGCTCTGTATGCCGGGCAGGAATTCGCCATCTGGTTACCCATTGTTGCAGGGATATCAGTGGGTGCTCTGTTTGGACTTTTTAATGGTATATTAGTAGCTTATGGAAATATTCCTCCCTTTATAGCTACTCTGGGATCAATGTCCATAGCCAGAGGATTCAAGCTTATTTATACACAGGCTTCTACACTTGGTTCTTTGAAGAATGAGTATAAAGTTATTTCTCAGGGCTTCCTTGGACCTATTCCCTATCTTTTAATGTATGTCATTGTTGCCGCTTTTATTATTTGGCTGTTGATGAATCATACGAAACAAGGGAAAAGTATTTATGCCATCGGAGGAAATGCTCAGGCTGCCAAGGTTTCAGGAATCAATGTGAAGCTTCAGTTGGTCAAAGTCTATCTCTATGCAGGTATCCTTTACGGTATTGCTGGTATACTACTTTCCGCTCGTCTTGGTCTTGCCAATCCTTTAACAGGGAATGATATGGAACTTGATGCCATTGCTGCGGTAACTGTGGGTGGTATCTCCCATGCTGGAGGTGTCGGTACCGTTGGTGGAATGATGATCGGTCTTATGACTCTGGGTCTTATCAACTTTGGTATGACTTATTTGGGTGTTAACTCCTACTTCCAGCTTTTGGTAAAAGGTGGAATCATCATCCTGGCCGTTTATTTTGATATGAGAAAACACGCCAGAAAAGACTAA
- a CDS encoding LrgB family protein: MNEILNILTNNIFFGIIITLLTYSLGKLINKKTGITILNPFLIAMLALMTLIILLEIPLVNYMKGAKYLEYMLPVSILLLALPLYRQRTKLQSHKLAILAGITAGVFTSIISTIILCRLFNIDESLLRSLLPRSITTPLGLLMVEGINGISGITMIAIVFNGVSGVLIYAPIYTLFRIHDPVARGIAMGTVSHAIGTAKAMEMGEVIGAMSGLAIVLAGLITVATYPLINLILN, encoded by the coding sequence ATGAATGAGATTCTGAATATACTGACTAATAATATTTTCTTTGGAATTATAATAACTCTGCTAACCTATTCCCTAGGAAAATTAATTAATAAAAAGACGGGGATCACCATCCTAAATCCCTTTCTGATTGCTATGCTGGCTCTTATGACTTTGATTATTCTTTTGGAGATTCCACTTGTAAATTATATGAAGGGCGCAAAATATCTGGAATATATGCTACCCGTATCCATCCTTCTACTGGCTCTTCCTCTTTATAGACAACGCACCAAACTACAATCTCATAAATTAGCCATCCTTGCAGGAATTACGGCAGGTGTATTTACCAGCATTATAAGTACAATTATCCTCTGTAGGCTCTTTAATATTGATGAATCTCTTTTAAGATCTCTCCTCCCCCGCTCAATTACAACTCCACTTGGTCTTTTAATGGTTGAGGGTATTAATGGAATCAGCGGGATAACCATGATAGCAATTGTGTTTAATGGAGTTTCTGGAGTTTTAATCTATGCTCCCATTTATACCCTATTCAGAATTCACGATCCTGTAGCCAGAGGGATTGCTATGGGAACAGTCTCCCATGCCATAGGAACAGCCAAGGCAATGGAAATGGGGGAGGTAATCGGTGCTATGAGTGGTCTGGCCATTGTATTGGCGGGTCTGATAACCGTAGCCACCTACCCTCTGATTAACCTTATTCTGAATTGA
- a CDS encoding CidA/LrgA family protein, translated as MKIIKELLIILLLLFVGILLGKMVPFPSSLISMILLLILLITGVLKEEYFTGGISDIILKNLAFFFLPPAVKVIESLGVLEGIWIKLVLIMFISNVLVMGVTGAVVQLLLKTEKDHE; from the coding sequence ATGAAAATCATCAAAGAACTATTAATTATCTTACTACTCTTATTTGTCGGTATACTTCTTGGGAAGATGGTCCCATTCCCCTCTAGCCTGATTAGTATGATACTACTCCTTATTCTTCTCATAACAGGGGTGCTGAAGGAAGAATATTTCACAGGAGGAATCTCCGACATCATCTTGAAAAACCTTGCCTTTTTCTTCCTCCCTCCAGCCGTCAAGGTCATTGAATCTCTTGGAGTGTTAGAGGGAATCTGGATTAAACTGGTGCTCATTATGTTCATCAGTAACGTTTTAGTAATGGGAGTAACAGGGGCTGTTGTTCAGCTGCTGCTGAAAACGGAGAAAGACCATGAATGA
- a CDS encoding TRAP transporter substrate-binding protein has protein sequence MKKRALLLVLAAASLFSLLVSCGGKSDATDEVKEAPKKVIKWKMQSWASAGDSTYDAAVKLGKLVEEASDGRLIITPYNAGAIIPAGKEFDSVLSGTVEAVHGAPAWTLGYFPGAIFYNNTVGGLTYNQQRMWLNKEGLELARKNYKPLGAHYVGPLTPHNAEVFMHSTKPLDSVEDLKGFKARMGSAALNEIFARMGAAPVFLPGGEVYEATQRGIIDGFEYVTPSVNWGMGFQEVADYVYLSPSRAPTDAQALFVNQKVWDALPKDLQVIVTNATFQIADEYYTEEIVNDAAALIEFENYGSKVRKVPADIEALLFKTADAYYAEQAASDPAYKEIYDSVMAWKKVCSQFNIQ, from the coding sequence ATGAAGAAACGCGCTCTATTACTCGTGCTGGCAGCGGCCAGTCTTTTCTCTTTATTGGTCTCATGTGGTGGAAAATCAGACGCTACAGATGAGGTTAAAGAAGCCCCTAAAAAAGTAATCAAATGGAAAATGCAATCTTGGGCCTCTGCCGGTGACTCTACTTATGATGCCGCTGTTAAGCTTGGAAAACTTGTTGAAGAAGCCTCTGATGGTCGTTTGATTATTACTCCCTATAATGCGGGTGCTATTATCCCAGCAGGAAAGGAGTTCGATTCTGTACTTTCAGGGACTGTAGAGGCTGTTCATGGTGCTCCCGCATGGACTCTTGGTTATTTCCCCGGAGCCATTTTTTACAACAATACAGTAGGTGGTCTTACCTATAATCAGCAGAGAATGTGGTTGAACAAGGAAGGGTTGGAACTGGCTCGTAAAAATTATAAACCTCTTGGTGCCCATTATGTAGGCCCTCTGACTCCTCATAATGCCGAAGTTTTTATGCATAGTACAAAACCATTGGACTCCGTTGAAGATCTGAAAGGATTCAAAGCCAGAATGGGTTCTGCTGCTTTGAATGAAATCTTTGCCAGAATGGGTGCTGCTCCTGTATTCCTCCCCGGAGGAGAAGTCTATGAAGCCACACAGCGTGGAATTATTGATGGATTTGAGTATGTGACACCCTCTGTAAACTGGGGTATGGGATTCCAGGAAGTGGCAGATTATGTGTACCTGTCTCCTTCCAGAGCACCTACTGATGCACAGGCCCTGTTTGTCAACCAGAAAGTATGGGATGCTCTTCCTAAAGATCTTCAGGTAATTGTAACCAATGCGACATTTCAGATTGCTGACGAATACTATACAGAAGAAATAGTCAACGATGCTGCAGCTCTTATTGAGTTTGAAAATTATGGATCAAAAGTACGAAAAGTTCCTGCCGATATAGAAGCATTGCTCTTTAAAACAGCAGATGCATACTATGCCGAACAAGCTGCTTCTGACCCTGCTTATAAAGAGATCTACGACTCTGTAATGGCTTGGAAGAAGGTTTGTAGCCAATTCAATATACAGTAA